One window from the genome of Archaeoglobus neptunius encodes:
- a CDS encoding DEAD/DEAH box helicase — protein sequence MEFITHPLIKENTVERRMYQVSIAATALVKNTLVVIPTGLGKTTIAALVIASRLLNEKGRVLFLAPTKPLVEQHAIFLRRVLKISENEIVSLSGEIGPDRRKEIWNGAKIVVSTPQVIENDILAGRITLKDVVLIVFDEAHRAVGNYSYVFIAREYLSQAEKPLILGMTASPGSDAERIMEVIQNLSIETIEVRTEWDSDVSPYVGKKDIEWVKVEMPEEMKEVRKKLEECIKLRFKRLSELGIDIPENAAKKDLLALQEALQAEVAESRDPNLYDALSILAEIMKLQHAVELIETQGIRALKLYLKKLIKESSSKGSSRAAKNIVNDTIFRSAVIAAARCKVEHPKLKKLEEIIERQLREKEDSRIIVFTNYRDSAEMIVSVLSDRFPVAKFVGQASRENDRGMRQKEQIETLERFRRGEYRILVATSVGEEGLDIPSTDLVIFYEAVPSEIRAIQRKGRTGRGRKGKIVVLMTRGTKDEAYYYTSIRKERKMYEMLLNIKDIVERRRQKTLTDFEHRTGQKIGVRILVDSRELRSDVVKHLREFGASIEVTNLETGDYVLSDRVAVERKTVDDFVNSITHRDRLFSQIGKLKSAYSRPVLIIEGDSIYRGLHPNAVRGAIASIAIDFSVPIIQTRDARETAEFILAMARREQEIKERAVVEHVAKTKRTLKEEQEHIVSAISNVGVVIAKNLLDHFQTIERIATADEDELAKVPKVGRKTAKRIRRVMTTPYSEADFYDSETF from the coding sequence GTGGAATTCATAACGCATCCACTGATAAAGGAGAATACGGTTGAAAGAAGAATGTACCAGGTCTCCATAGCAGCAACTGCGCTTGTTAAGAACACTCTTGTGGTTATACCCACAGGGTTGGGAAAAACAACGATAGCCGCACTTGTTATTGCATCAAGACTGCTTAATGAGAAAGGCAGGGTTCTCTTCCTTGCTCCAACAAAACCACTGGTGGAACAACATGCAATATTTTTGAGAAGGGTTCTTAAAATAAGCGAAAATGAAATTGTATCTCTGAGTGGCGAGATCGGACCGGACAGGAGAAAAGAGATCTGGAATGGGGCCAAAATCGTCGTATCCACGCCACAGGTTATAGAAAACGACATTCTTGCCGGGAGGATAACTCTGAAAGATGTTGTTTTAATTGTTTTTGACGAGGCCCACAGAGCGGTTGGCAATTACTCCTACGTGTTCATTGCGAGAGAATACCTGAGTCAGGCAGAGAAACCGCTAATATTGGGTATGACCGCCTCACCTGGAAGTGATGCCGAGAGAATAATGGAGGTGATTCAGAACCTCTCCATTGAGACGATTGAAGTGAGAACAGAATGGGACAGTGACGTCTCGCCTTACGTTGGGAAAAAAGATATCGAGTGGGTAAAGGTGGAGATGCCCGAAGAGATGAAGGAGGTCAGGAAGAAGCTTGAGGAATGCATCAAATTAAGGTTCAAAAGATTGAGTGAGCTCGGAATAGATATTCCGGAAAATGCGGCAAAAAAAGATTTGCTGGCGTTGCAGGAGGCTTTACAGGCTGAGGTTGCAGAAAGCAGAGATCCAAACCTGTATGATGCTTTATCGATTCTTGCGGAGATAATGAAGCTCCAGCATGCGGTTGAACTGATTGAAACGCAGGGAATCAGGGCTTTAAAACTGTATCTAAAGAAACTCATTAAAGAATCGTCCTCCAAAGGCAGTAGCAGGGCAGCAAAAAACATTGTTAATGACACAATATTCAGAAGTGCAGTCATTGCCGCTGCCAGATGCAAAGTTGAGCACCCAAAACTGAAAAAACTTGAGGAAATTATAGAAAGGCAGCTAAGAGAGAAAGAGGATTCCCGGATAATTGTTTTCACAAACTACAGGGATTCAGCGGAAATGATAGTGAGTGTACTCTCAGACCGGTTTCCGGTTGCCAAGTTTGTGGGACAGGCAAGCAGGGAGAACGACAGGGGAATGAGGCAGAAAGAACAAATTGAGACGCTTGAAAGGTTTAGAAGGGGAGAATACAGGATTCTGGTTGCAACATCGGTTGGTGAGGAGGGTTTGGACATACCTTCAACAGACCTTGTTATATTTTACGAGGCCGTTCCATCAGAAATCAGAGCCATTCAGAGGAAAGGAAGGACTGGCAGAGGTAGAAAAGGAAAAATTGTAGTTTTGATGACCAGGGGAACGAAAGATGAGGCTTACTACTACACGAGTATCAGGAAAGAAAGAAAAATGTATGAAATGCTACTGAACATAAAGGATATCGTAGAAAGAAGGAGACAAAAAACCCTTACAGATTTTGAACACAGAACAGGCCAGAAGATTGGCGTCCGAATTCTTGTAGATTCTCGTGAGCTGAGGTCCGATGTTGTAAAGCATTTGAGAGAGTTTGGTGCGAGCATAGAGGTAACGAATCTGGAGACCGGAGATTACGTCTTGAGTGATAGAGTTGCCGTCGAAAGAAAAACTGTTGATGATTTTGTTAACAGTATCACTCATCGGGACAGACTGTTCTCACAGATTGGAAAATTGAAATCAGCATACTCGAGACCCGTCCTGATAATTGAGGGGGATAGCATCTACAGGGGATTGCATCCGAATGCTGTGAGGGGAGCCATCGCATCTATTGCCATTGATTTCTCCGTTCCAATCATACAGACAAGGGATGCAAGAGAGACAGCGGAATTTATACTTGCGATGGCAAGAAGGGAGCAGGAGATTAAAGAAAGGGCTGTTGTGGAGCATGTTGCCAAAACCAAGAGAACGCTCAAAGAAGAGCAGGAACACATAGTGTCCGCAATTTCGAACGTTGGGGTGGTTATAGCGAAAAATCTACTAGACCATTTCCAGACGATCGAAAGAATTGCGACAGCGGATGAAGATGAACTGGCAAAGGTGCCTAAAGTCGGACGAAAGACTGCAAAAAGGATAAGGCGTGTCATGACAACCCCGTACAGTGAAGCCGACTTCTACGACAGCGAAACTTTTTAA
- a CDS encoding PIN domain-containing protein: MRKSPGRFRFVLDINVLFSAIRYRGKPFELLEEAEKKGVEVIIPEYVYDELREVFERNGIRLYAGQEFPRHLHQYHNSQTEIWRRAR, encoded by the coding sequence TTGAGAAAAAGTCCGGGGAGATTTAGATTCGTTCTGGACATCAACGTTCTGTTCTCCGCAATAAGGTATAGGGGCAAACCGTTTGAGCTGCTGGAGGAGGCAGAGAAAAAGGGTGTTGAGGTTATTATACCTGAATACGTTTATGACGAGCTTAGAGAGGTTTTTGAGAGGAACGGAATAAGACTTTACGCTGGTCAAGAGTTTCCTCGCCACTTACACCAATATCACAATAGTCAAACGGAAATTTGGCGACGAGCTCGTTAA
- a CDS encoding ribbon-helix-helix domain-containing protein, with translation MNVSIELTPELLEYLERKVKSRRYKSRSEVVREAIRMMMKADLERILEEKGLDLEKFEKEREKVSGELIEKKSGEI, from the coding sequence ATGAACGTGAGCATCGAGCTGACGCCCGAACTGCTCGAGTACCTCGAAAGGAAGGTCAAAAGCAGGAGGTACAAGAGCAGAAGTGAGGTTGTGAGGGAAGCGATTAGGATGATGATGAAAGCCGACCTCGAGAGAATTTTGGAGGAGAAGGGTTTGGACCTTGAGAAGTTCGAGAAGGAGAGGGAGAAGGTCTCAGGTGAACTGATTGAGAAAAAGTCCGGGGAGATTTAG